Proteins found in one Ovis canadensis isolate MfBH-ARS-UI-01 breed Bighorn chromosome 20, ARS-UI_OviCan_v2, whole genome shotgun sequence genomic segment:
- the GFOD1 gene encoding glucose-fructose oxidoreductase domain-containing protein 1 isoform X2, whose amino-acid sequence MMSAAHYYPKLMSVMGNVLRFLPAFVRMKQLIEEGYVGELLVCEVQVHGGSLLGKKYNWSCDDLMGGGGLHSVGTYIIDLLTFLTGQKAVKAHGLLKTFVKQTDHIKGIRQITSDDFCTFQMVLEGGVCCAVTLNFNVPGEFKQDVTVVGSAGRLLAVGTDLYGQRNSAPEQELLVQDATPVSNSLLPEKAFSDIPSPYLRGTIRMMQAVRQAFQDQDDRRTWDGRPLTMAATFDDCLYALCVVDTIKRSSQTGEWQNIAVMTEEPELSPAYLISEAMRRSRMSLYC is encoded by the coding sequence ATGATGTCGGCCGCCCACTACTACCCGAAGCTCATGAGCGTCATGGGCAACGTGCTGCGCTTCCTGCCGGCCTTCGTGCGCATGAAGCAGCTCATCGAGGAGGGCTACGTGGGCGAGCTGCTGGTGTGCGAGGTGCAGGTGCACGGCGGCAGCCTGCTGGGCAAGAAGTACAACTGGAGCTGCGACGATCTGATGGGCGGCGGCGGGCTGCACTCGGTGGGCACCTACATCATCGACCTGCTGACCTTCCTCACCGGCCAGAAGGCCGTCAAGGCCCACGGGCTGCTCAAGACCTTCGTGAAGCAGACCGACCACATCAAGGGCATCCGTCAGATCACCAGCGACGACTTCTGCACCTTCCAGATGGTGCTGGAGGGTGGGGTGTGCTGTGCCGTCACCCTCAACTTCAACGTGCCCGGCGAGTTCAAGCAGGACGTGACCGTGGTGGGCTCGGCTGGGCGCCTCCTGGCCGTGGGCACGGACCTGTACGGCCAGCGCAACAGCGCCCCGGAGCAGGAGCTGCTGGTGCAGGACGCCACGCCGGTCAGCAACTCCCTGCTGCCCGAGAAGGCCTTCAGCGACATCCCCTCGCCCTACCTGCGCGGCACCATCAGGATGATGCAGGCCGTGCGCCAGGCCTTCCAGGACCAGGACGATCGGCGCACGTGGGACGGCCGGCCACTCACCATGGCTGCCACCTTCGACGACTGCCTATACGCCCTGTGCGTGGTGGACACCATCAAGCGGTCCAGCCAGACGGGCGAGTGGCAGAACATCGCGGTGATGACCGAGGAGCCCGAGCTGAGCCCCGCCTACCTGATCAGCGAGGCCATGCGCCGCAGCAGGATGTCCCTGTACTGCTAG